The following proteins are encoded in a genomic region of Nitrospiraceae bacterium:
- a CDS encoding AbrB/MazE/SpoVT family DNA-binding domain-containing protein: MATTTISPKFQIVIPKEVREKLHLSPQQRLQVVEKGGVITLVPEVPLKNLKGSLKGMSKTGLREKQDRL; this comes from the coding sequence ATGGCCACAACCACGATTTCACCAAAATTCCAAATTGTGATTCCCAAGGAAGTACGGGAAAAGCTTCACCTGAGTCCTCAACAACGTTTACAGGTGGTAGAAAAAGGAGGAGTCATTACCCTGGTGCCGGAAGTACCACTCAAAAATCTCAAGGGATCACTCAAGGGAATGTCCAAGACAGGCCTTCGTGAAAAGCAGGACCGGCTGTGA